A single Streptomyces sp. 2114.4 DNA region contains:
- a CDS encoding amidohydrolase family protein, translated as MSSNESGTAELPRVISVDDHVIEPAHLFETWLPKKYQDKGPKPFTAGIGGLEYVGGKYRFTTDPEGQLTDWWEYEGLIFPYKRIIAAVGFSRDEMTLDGITREQMRRGCWDPKARLADMDVNHVEASLCFPTFPRFCGQTFAEAGDKEVGLACVRAYNDWMVEEWCGDSGGRLIPLCLIPLWDVELAVAEIRRNAARGVRAVTFSEIPTYLGLPSIHSGYWDPFFAACEETGTVVNMHIGSSSQMPAASPDAPPAVQASLSFNNAMASMMDFLFSGVLVKFPRLKLAYSEGQMGWIPYALERADDVWEEHRAWGGVKDLIPEPPSSYYYRQVFCCFFRDRHGIEAIETVGVDNATFETDYPHVDSTWPHTKDVAAEHVAGLSAEVTYKILRGNAIRMLDLAFDRD; from the coding sequence GTGAGCAGCAACGAGAGCGGCACGGCGGAGCTTCCCAGGGTCATCAGCGTGGACGATCACGTGATCGAGCCCGCGCACCTCTTCGAGACCTGGCTTCCGAAGAAGTACCAGGACAAGGGGCCGAAGCCCTTCACCGCCGGCATCGGCGGGCTGGAGTACGTCGGCGGGAAGTACCGGTTCACCACGGACCCGGAAGGCCAGCTCACCGACTGGTGGGAGTACGAGGGCCTGATCTTCCCGTACAAGCGCATCATCGCCGCCGTGGGATTCTCCCGCGACGAGATGACGCTGGACGGCATCACCCGGGAGCAGATGCGGCGCGGGTGCTGGGACCCGAAGGCACGGCTGGCGGACATGGACGTCAACCATGTCGAGGCGTCGCTCTGCTTCCCGACGTTCCCGCGCTTTTGCGGGCAGACCTTCGCCGAGGCCGGTGACAAGGAGGTCGGCCTCGCCTGCGTCCGGGCGTACAACGACTGGATGGTGGAGGAGTGGTGCGGGGACAGCGGCGGGCGGCTGATCCCGCTGTGCCTGATCCCGCTGTGGGACGTCGAGCTGGCCGTCGCCGAGATCCGGCGCAACGCCGCCCGCGGGGTGCGGGCGGTGACCTTCAGCGAGATCCCCACCTACCTGGGGCTGCCGTCCATCCACTCCGGGTACTGGGATCCGTTCTTCGCCGCGTGCGAGGAGACCGGGACCGTCGTGAACATGCACATCGGCTCGTCGTCGCAGATGCCGGCCGCCTCACCGGACGCACCGCCCGCCGTGCAGGCCTCCCTGAGCTTCAACAACGCGATGGCCTCGATGATGGACTTCCTGTTCAGCGGCGTCCTCGTGAAGTTCCCCCGGCTGAAGCTGGCGTACAGCGAGGGCCAGATGGGGTGGATCCCCTACGCCCTGGAGCGCGCCGACGACGTCTGGGAGGAGCACCGGGCGTGGGGCGGGGTCAAGGACCTGATCCCCGAGCCGCCGTCGTCGTACTACTACCGGCAGGTCTTCTGCTGCTTCTTCCGCGACCGGCACGGCATCGAGGCGATCGAGACGGTGGGGGTCGACAACGCGACCTTCGAGACCGACTACCCGCACGTCGACTCGACCTGGCCGCATACGAAGGACGTGGCCGCCGAGCACGTGGCGGGGCTGTCGGCGGAGGTGACGTACAAGATCCTCAGGGGGAACGCCATCCGGATGCTGGACCTCGCGTTCGACCGGGACTGA
- a CDS encoding GntR family transcriptional regulator yields the protein MAVAYERIAGQLRQAVRAGRWKPGDRLPPEAELAEEFGRSVPAVRVALRFLCEEGLIENQHGRGNVVRRPRIVAARTNLSHQWEKSRAREPLEERARTGGTERDTGLHPDDLVFQASYRETEADEDLARAFDLPQGTPLLERRYRTRHAAESAPFSLMTSYLVRDMIAKNPDLLDETKEPWPGGSQAQLYTLGIELGRVEERVTARPPAPEEAAELEMPPGTSVLVLRKTSIDVNDRIVGVSDVILPGDRTEMLFVTPLERW from the coding sequence ATGGCAGTGGCGTACGAGCGGATCGCGGGCCAGCTCCGGCAGGCCGTCCGGGCAGGCCGGTGGAAGCCCGGCGACCGGCTGCCCCCGGAGGCGGAGCTCGCCGAGGAGTTCGGGCGGAGCGTGCCGGCGGTCCGGGTCGCTCTCCGGTTCCTGTGCGAGGAAGGCCTCATCGAGAATCAGCACGGGCGCGGCAACGTCGTCCGGCGCCCGCGCATCGTTGCCGCGCGCACGAACCTCAGCCACCAGTGGGAGAAGAGCCGGGCGCGCGAGCCGCTGGAGGAACGGGCCCGGACCGGCGGCACCGAGCGGGACACCGGTCTGCACCCCGATGACCTGGTGTTTCAGGCGTCATACCGCGAGACCGAGGCGGACGAGGACCTGGCGCGGGCCTTCGACCTGCCACAAGGCACTCCGCTCCTCGAACGCCGCTACCGGACGCGGCACGCGGCCGAGAGCGCGCCCTTCAGCCTGATGACCTCGTACCTCGTCCGCGACATGATCGCGAAGAACCCCGACCTGCTGGACGAGACCAAGGAGCCCTGGCCGGGCGGGTCACAGGCCCAGCTCTACACCCTCGGGATCGAGCTGGGCCGCGTCGAGGAACGCGTCACCGCCCGGCCGCCGGCCCCCGAAGAGGCGGCGGAGCTGGAAATGCCGCCCGGGACGTCGGTGCTCGTCCTCCGGAAGACCTCGATCGACGTCAACGACCGGATCGTGGGCGTCTCCGACGTCATCCTGCCCGGTGACCGTACGGAGATGCTGTTCGTCACGCCCCTGGAAAGGTGGTGA